In Verrucomicrobiota bacterium, the genomic stretch TCGCTCAATGAGTCGAAAAAACGCCTATTAAGCCCGTAAATCAAGGCTTTTGGCGCAGAGTAGGCTCAATGTTTTGCAACATCTTTTCGTCCCCTTCACCACTTTTTCTTTATCACTATTCGCATCCCCTAGGTATGGCAGCGTGAAAACGGGAAATTTACCCGATTTTTCCGCAATCAATTGCCTATTCGTGCGGGTCGAAACGTCGGGAATCTTCGTTCCCATCAGCACCACTGCGCCGTCAGCGCCAGCCACGCTTTTCAATACACTTAGGCTCAAGCATATATGATTGATACAGCCCAAGCGATTTTGGGCGGCAAGCAACACTGGGCATTGCAAACGGTTGATTAAATCCAAAACCGTGTATCCTTCTCCCAGTGGGACCATCAAACCACCTGATCCTTCCACCAATAGGCA encodes the following:
- the bioD gene encoding dethiobiotin synthase produces the protein MGKIIFITGTDTGAGKTVLTALLLGYLRGRGRAALAVKPFCSGDRADVALLQQFQPGTLTEDEVNPWFFRQPVAPLVALRKAGKDVRLQAVLAHIHAVAKGCECLLVEGSGGLMVPLGEGYTVLDLINRLQCPVLLAAQNRLGCINHICLSLSVLKSVAGADGAVVLMGTKIPDVSTRTNRQLIAEKSGKFPVFTLPYLGDANSDKEKVVKGTKRCCKTLSLLCAKSLDLRA